In Equus asinus isolate D_3611 breed Donkey chromosome 13, EquAss-T2T_v2, whole genome shotgun sequence, one DNA window encodes the following:
- the LOC106821972 gene encoding olfactory receptor 3A1-like, with the protein MEPESRANGTAITEFILLGLVETPGLRPVIFVLFFFAYLVTVGGNISILAAILVESKLHTPMYFFLGNLSALDVGCITVTVPSMLSRLLSHKCTVSYGACLTQLFFFHQLAGVDCFLLTAMAYDRFLAICQPLTYSTRMSQMVQRILVVVSWACAFTNALTHTVAISTLTFCGPNMINHFYCDLPQLFQLSCSSTQLNELLLFGLGILMAGVPVILIVTSYIHVAVAVLQIRSPEGRKKAVSTCGSHLTVVGIFYGTGVFSYMRLGSVEASDKDKGIGILNTVISPMLNPLIYSLRNPDVQGALRWVLTGKRRLA; encoded by the coding sequence ATGGAACCAGAATCTAGGGCCAATGGAACAGCCATTACTGAGTTCATCCTGCTGGGCTTGGTGGAGACACCAGGGCTTCGACCAGTTATCTTTGTGCTCTTCTTCTTTGCCTACCTGGTCACAGTTGGAGGCAACATCAGCATCCTGGCAGCCATCTTGGTGGAGTCCAaactccacacccccatgtacttcttcctggggAACCTATCAGCGCTGGACGTTGGGTGCATCACCGTCACTGTTCCTTCAATGTTGAGTCGTCTCTTGTCCCACAAGTGTACAGTTTCCTATGGAGCCTGCCTCACACAGCTCTTCTTCTTCCATCAGTTGGCTGGTGTGGACTGCTTCCTGTTGACAGCTATGGCCTATGACAGATTCCTGGCCATCTGCCAGCCCCTCACCTATAGCACTCGCATGAGCCAGATGGTCCAGAGGATACTGGTGGTTGTGTCCTGGGCTTGTGCCTTCACCAATGCACTGACCCATACTGTAGCCATATCCACACTCACCTTCTGTGGCCCAAATATGATCAATCACTTCTACTGTGACCTCCCGCAGCTCTTCCAGCTCTCCTGTTCCAGCACCCAACTCAATGAGCTGCTGCTCTTTGGTCTAGGTATCCTCATGGCAGGTGTGCCTGTGATTCTCATTGTCACTTCCTACATCCACGTGGCAGTTGCAGTCCTGCAAATACGCTCTCCTGAGGGCAGGAAGAAAGCCGTCTCCACGTGTGGCTCCCACCTCACTGTGGTGGGCATTTTCTATGGGACAGGAGTGTTCAGCTACATGAGACTGGGCTCAGTGGAGGCTTCAGACAAGGACAAAGGGATTGGTATCCTCAACACTGTCATCAGCCCCATGCTGAACCCACTCATCTACAGCCTCCGGAACCCTGATGTGCAGGGTGCCCTGCGGTGGGTGCTCACAGGGAAGCGACGCCTTGCGTGA